In Bradyrhizobium sp. 200, the sequence AAGACCTTGCGGGCCTCCTGCAATTCCTTCACCTGCTCGGGACTTGCCTCGCCGCCTTGGTCCAGCATATCGAAGATCGCATTCACAGCTCGGGCATGACGGATGAGAGCCTTGGTGCGGGCCTTAGGCAGCGCTCCCGGGTCTTCCACCACCTTCCTTGCCGGCGCTTCCCGCTGCGGCCTCCGCGCGCCGCCTGTGCCGGGCACAGCTTCGGCAGACGGGCGCAGGCCATCGAACATGTTGCGCACCCTCTCGGGCACGACCCTCCGCACAATCTCGGCCACGCGCTCGCGGAAGGTGATCCCACGTCGTTCGGCATAGCTCTGGGCCGGATCGGCGCGTTCGTAGTCCGATGCCATATCCTTGGGTCGGTCGCGTGACAGGGTGCGGACAAGTCGGTCCTGACTGGCAAAATCGTCGCCGCCATAATGCAGGTCCACGCCGTCGCGGTGCCGCGACAGGGCGACATAGCTGCCATGGGCGTCCATGCCCGGCGTCGCCAGCACATGGGTGCGGTCTACCGTCATGCCCTGGGCCTTGTGGATGGTTGCGGCATAGCCATGGTCGATCCGATTATAATCCTTGAGGTCGAAGCGAACGGATCGGCCGTCGTCGATCTCCACGGTTATGGATTGCGCGCTGACCTGTTCGATGATTCCCAGCGTGCCGTTCTTCACGCCAAGGCTGCGTTCGTTTTGCAGGAACATGACGCGGTCTCCGGAGGCGAAGTGGCGCTCGCCGCGCTCGACCGTCAGGTGCACCTCATCGCCCAGATTGCCGCCACTCCGCATTCGTTCGCGCGCCGCGGTCGCGGCGAGATGCACCGGCAACTGACCGCGACGCAGACGGCGCTCCGGCGCAACCGGGCGGCGCGCAACCGGTGTCAGGCCGCAAGGGCGCGACATGACATGCGCGCATGGCAGGTCGAGCGCCGCAAGCGAACGCGGCACCTCATCGAACTCGGCGGCCTCGTCGTGAAAGCCGGACTCGTCAACCTGATCGGCGACGACCGCGCCACGATGCTCGGCGCGCTGCTCTGGATCGCCGACAAGCTCCAAAGCGATCAAGGCGAACGGGCGCGAGCGCTGTGGTCAGCAAAGGGGAAGCAAGCGTTCGAGGCGGACCCGACGGCACACAAGGGGACAGATCGACCCGATCCAGCAGCTCGTCGTTGAACCACACAATGGTATGTCAACTATGCGAAGACCGATGGTTGCAAGCGGGTGTGAATCGGCGCCCAACATTGACCCTGCACTTGCAAGATCGATCAATCACCTAGGACGCCGATCGGCGTTCGGACCCCACGCCGAATGACATCTCGCACCCGAATGAACATCAGTTCCTTTCGCCTCCCTCTCTGCGCTCGATCACGTCGGCCACCTTCGCAAAGGCCGATAGTCGAACTCGCTGCAGCTGACATTCCACGCGGGACGGGGAGTTGAAAATGTAGTCGCCCTATCCTCCTCGAGCGGCTTGGTGGGCACGACCGAAGTCTGTTTGGCGGGGCTTTTTTCGCAACATTCTCGTGGTGCAGACTCAAGTTAGCCTACGAAATGCCGGCGGCAAAGCCTCTCGCACGAGCTCACTTAGATCTAAAGATTCGCCGCTTTCGGTGACGTCCGAGAACAGCACCTCGACATAAGGGTGCTGGCGGTTGAATGCGGCGCCGCGCTGGTATTTCGTGTTCACGATCCGCTGGATCGCCGCAAGATTGCGCTTGCCCAACGCGTTGTACTGATCGCGGAACAGACTCCGTCGCCCTCCCCGGTGCTCGATGGATTCGACCCAGACGTCCATCACCTTGCGGCCGATGAACGCTTCGACCTGTTCAGTTCCGTCCCGCCCGAGAAGCCGCAGCCCGTCCATGTTGTGCGGGCCGTCATCGATGCCGAATTTTGTAAGTGACAAGTTTTTACGTGACATGGGGGATCCTTCTGTTGCCGACGTTGGTTCATCTCGGCAGTCCGTCGGGGACTGCGCCTCCCTCATCGTCCCATCGCGATAACGCCGCAGCGCCTGATCTTGCGTCGTCATGCGCATCCGCCGCGGGCGCATTTTTGCGGCCGGGATCGTTCTTGTGCTTGTGCAGAAATCGGGCGATCTGCCCGCGGAGCGCCGCCGTCTCCAATAACTTTCCGACCGATCCGGCGGTGTCGAAGATCTCGCGTTGCAGCGTCTTCGGAAGCCCGTTCCATTGCATGATGACGGCCGCGCCGAGACATCGCAAGACGTGCTCCTCTTCGGCCGCAAGGGCCAGGCCGCGAGCGCGATTCTGTTCCGCAGCGTTCACGGCGCTGTCGTAGTCATCAGCCAGTCCCTGCTCGTTATCGGCGAGCGCTGAGTGGCGATCCTTTTGTTTCTGAAGTTCGTCGCTTTCGCCCTGACCGCTCGAATGCTTGATCAGTTCGCCATATGCGGCGGCCTTTTCGCGGTGCTGCTGAGATTTAAACATGCCGCGTCCTTTCGTTGGAAGTCTCCGCGCGTTCCGACCGATCCCGATGGTTGACGAGGATGGAGCTATATGTGGGGATCAAAGGGTCGAATAACGAGCTTCGGTGACAAATCGCGACGTCATTAATCGCAGGGCAGAAGCCGTTCCTGAGAGATCGTAGCAGTCCGAGCTAATGCAGGTTACGATTTGGCTTCCGCAATGCCCGAATACGGGCTTATGCCGCCGCCGAAGTCAGCGAAGCCATCGGCACGTCGAATGTGTAGACGAACCCGGTTCGCTCATAGGTTAACTGCACGTCGCCTCGGAGTTGCCTGCCGAGCGTCTCGATCAGCCGTGTCCCGAAGCTGCGCTTTTCGGGTGGACGAACTGCGGCACCATTCCTCTCGGTCCATGTGAGGTGCAGGCGCTGCGCCTGTTGATCCAGTGTCCATTTGATGTCGACGCGTCCTTGCGGGACCGACAGGGCGCCAAACTTCGTC encodes:
- a CDS encoding conjugal transfer protein TraD produces the protein MRAWQVERRKRTRHLIELGGLVVKAGLVNLIGDDRATMLGALLWIADKLQSDQGERARALWSAKGKQAFEADPTAHKGTDRPDPAARR
- a CDS encoding signal transduction histidine kinase — its product is MSLTKFGIDDGPHNMDGLRLLGRDGTEQVEAFIGRKVMDVWVESIEHRGGRRSLFRDQYNALGKRNLAAIQRIVNTKYQRGAAFNRQHPYVEVLFSDVTESGESLDLSELVREALPPAFRRLT